A stretch of DNA from Gemmatimonadota bacterium:
TGGAGGAGGCGCTGGAGGCGTGGGCGTACACGCGAGAGGGCGTGATGGACGAGGTGGAGAACCTGCCGGAGCAGCATCTTGGCTTTCGCCCCACGCCGCACAGCCGCAGCGTGGCCGAACTGGTGCAGCACATCCTGGAGTCCGGCCTGCTCATGTCCGGCGAGCT
This window harbors:
- a CDS encoding DUF664 domain-containing protein; protein product: MTEYTSLLEEALEAWAYTREGVMDEVENLPEQHLGFRPTPHSRSVAELVQHILESGLLMSGEL